A genomic window from Salvia hispanica cultivar TCC Black 2014 chromosome 5, UniMelb_Shisp_WGS_1.0, whole genome shotgun sequence includes:
- the LOC125186657 gene encoding transmembrane protein 64-like, with the protein MKMPDLTEEPEKIKQNESKAQGKEDSEYVRLVVPDELRTHETYTVSQTPPRKRSFAWWIRAIIWFSLTMILLLVFVKYGVPFLVEKVLFPLLQWEATAFGRPLLALVIVASLALFPVFLIPSGPSMWLAGMIFGYGLGFIIIMVGTTIGMVLPYLIGLIFRDRIHQWLKRWPQKAAMIRLAGEGSWFHQFKVVALFRVSPFPYTIFNYAVVVTSMRFWPYLWGSVAGMIPEAFIYIYSGRLIRTLADVQYRNYHLTPVEIIYNVFSFIVAIITTVAFTVYARRTLDELKAAEASGEDSATNSSSRFEMHKLPLEKYKNSFSLP; encoded by the exons ATGAAGATGCCAGATTTGACTGAGGAGCCagagaaaataaaacagaatGAGAGTAAAGCTCAAGGGAAGGAAGACAGTGAGTATGTGAGATTGGTTGTTCCCGATGAATTAAGGACGCATGAAACATATACAGTATCTCAAACCCCACCAAGAAAAAGATCTTTTGCATGGTGGATCAGGGCCATAATATGGTTTTCACTTACCATGATTTTGCTCCTTGTGTTCGTTAAGTATGGAGTGCCGTTTCTTGTGGAAAAG GTTCTTTTCCCACTCTTGCAATGGGAAGCCACTGCATTTGGCCGTCCGTTGCTGGCGCTTGTAATTGTAGCTTCTTTGGCTTTGTTCCCTGTTTTCCTAATTCCTTCTGGTCCATCCATGTGGCTAGCCGGGATGatttttggatatgggctggGTTTCATCATAATTATGGTGGGAACAACGATTGGGATGGTCCTGCCGTATTTAATTGGTTTAATCTTTCGCGACAGAATTCAT CAATGGTTGAAAAGATGGCCCCAAAAAGCTGCTATGATAAGGTTGGCCGGAGAAGGAAGCTGGTTCCATCAGTTTAAAGTCGTTGCACTGTTCCGGGTTTCACCATTCCCGTACACAATATTCAATTACGCAGTTGTGGTCACAAGTATGCGATTCTGGCCCTATCTATGGGGTTCAGTCGCAGGCATGATTCCCGAGGCATTCATCTACATCTACAG TGGTCGGCTTATAAGGACGTTGGCAGACGTCCAATATAGGAACTATCATCTCACTCCAGTGGAGATCATTTACAATGTCTTCTCCTTCATAGTTGCAATCATCACTACAGTTGCTTTCACCGTGTACGCTAGAAGAACTTTGGACGAGCTCAAAGCTGCAGAAGCCAGCGGCGAAGATTCAGCTACCAACAGTAGTAGCAGGTTTGAGATGCACAAGCTCCCACTTGAGAAATACAAGAATAGTTTTTCGTTGCCTTAG